ACTCGTTGACTGCATACGTCACCGCCTCGTAGTCGTTCACGTTCAGCCCCCATGAGGGATACTCGCCCCATACCAGGTAGCCCAGCTTGTCCGCCCAGTACAGGAAGCGTGGTTCAAACACCTTCTGGTGCAGGCGCGCGCCGTTGAACCCGGCAGCCATCGCCAGCTCAATATCCTTGCGCAACGCCTCATCGGAGGGGGCGGTGTAGATGCCGTCGGGATAGTAGCCCTGATCCAGCACCAGTCGCTGGAAGACCGGCTTTCCGTTGATGAGGAATCGGTTGCCCTCGATGGTGATCTTGCGCAGCCCGAAATAACTCTTCACCGTGTCCAGCACCCTTCCCCCGCGCTCCACGGTAATGGTCAGGTCGTACAGGAACGGCTTTCCGGGGTGCCAGAGTTTGACGGTAGACAGTTTTAGCACACCGAGGGTATTGCGCCAGTTCGCAGGTACTATCTCCTCCCCCACCAGTTTACCGCCTGCGTACGCTCGCAGGCGCACCTTCGTGCCTTTCTGTGTACCGTCAATCCAGCCCTGAAAGAGAACGCGCCCTCCATCGGGGTCGGGTGTCAACGCGAAGCTTTTCAGATAGCTATCGCCAGTTGCTTCCAGCCACACGGTTTGCCAGATGCCGGTGGTGCGGGTGTAAACGCAACCGTAAGAGTGTCGCTCGTGGCTTTGCTTGCCCGTCGCCTGCTTGCCGGAGCGAGTCTCGTCGATCACGTGCACCACCAGTTCGTTGTCGCCTTTGCGCACCTTGCGGGTGACCTCGAAGCGGAAGGGCGTGTAACCGCCGCGATGTTCGCCCAGAAACTCGCCGTTCAGCCACACGCGCGCGTGCCAGTCCACTGCTCCGAAGTGCAGGAACAGCCGCTTCCCTTTCATGCGGGCAGGCACGCGGAAATGCCGGCGGTACCACACGTGGGTCATGAAATCGGTGTTACCAATACCGGAGAGTTTGCTCTCCGGAGCGAACGGCACCAGGATTCGTTTCGAAAAGCTCTTGCCCGTGGTCCAGCCCTCCTGCTCGCCGATGCCACGTTCATCGATCTCGAACTCCCATTCGCCGTTCAGGTTGAGCCACAGCTCGCGCTGAAAATCGGGGCGAGGGTGTTCAGGGCGAGGGATTGTCGATTCAGCCTGTGTCTTTCCCATCACACCACCCATTAGAAAGAGTAGGAATAGAACAAGTAGGCGCAAGTTCATCGTCCTTGCTCCTCAGGGAGTTATCCTCAAGCACTCCAGCCGATACCTCCCCGAAGCCACCTCCAGCACCACGTAATCTCCCTGTCTGCCGACCACCTCAATCTCCGGTACGCTTTCCAGCGGCTGACCGCTCTCGGTCACGGCAGCGGCGTCGGCAGCTGGGAGGTACACGGTGGCGGTGGTGTTGGGCGGAACGGTGATGTCCCACAGCAACTGCTCCCCTTCCCTGCACCAATGACTGGTAATCAAGCCATGCATCGAGCGGTAGGTGGCTCGCGCCCAGCGCAGCCCGGGAAGCAACTGGGGTTTGAACACGATGCGTTTGAAACCAACACCCTGCTCTGAAGGGAGAATGCCCGCCACCCCGTAGAAGAACCACGCATCGAACCCGCCCTGCATGGGATGGTTGGCAGAGCGCGGTCCTTCCTGCTGGTCGATCTCGGGCTCGCTCCAGCACTCCCAGAGTGTAGTCGCTCCCAGCGAAAACAGGTGTCCGATACTGGGATAATCCAGCTGGTGTAAAATCTTCATCGCCACATCGCCGTGCCCGTACTCGCTCAATGCCCAATAGAGGTGTCGACTACCCATGATGCCTGTGGAGTGATGTCCGCCGTGTTTTTCCATTACATCGCGGGCAAGGCTATCGGCGATTGCCTGTTCGTGTCCTTCGGGAGCCAGTCCCCACGCCAGCGCCAGTGCGTCCGCCGCCTGACTGCCAAACGTGCGATTTGGCGCATCGTAGAACCGCTCGATGAACGCCTGCCGGATATTTCGGGCGAGCGCGCCAAACCACGCGGCATCTTCATCCTTGCCGAGAACGGTTGCTATCTTTTGCATCAGCGTCGCATCGAGATAGAAGACCGCGGTGGACGTGATAGGGATGGGTGTGTTGCCGGGCACCGAGCCAGGCGCGCACCAGTCTCCCAGCCCTGTGGAAACGATGTGACCTTCGGAGATACTCAGCAGGTGCTCCACCCACCGTTTCATGGTGGCGTAGTGGCGCTCCAGCACGCGGGTATCGCCGTAATAGAGATACAGGTAGCAGGGGATTTGCACCACCGCCGTACCCCAGTCGGGTGACGCCTCGCCGATTTTGCGTTTGCCCGGTGCCACAAAAGTGGGCAGCCCCTTTTCGGTCAGCGAAGTCTCGATGTCTTCTAAATACTTCGTCCAGAACGGCGCCATCTCAAAGTTGTAGATGGTCATCTCCGCGGAGACGTGCGCGTCGCCCAGCCAACCGCACCGCTCGCGGTGGGGGCAGTCGGTGGGAACGCTGTGCAGGTTGCTGATTTCCGTCCAGAGGGCTGTCCGGTGGATGCGGTTGAGCATCTCATCCGAGCATTCGAACGTGCCAGCGGGAGGCACGGCGGTATGCACGACCACCGCTTCCAGCATATCCAGAGTGGGAGTGCCCGGATATCCGGTCATCTCGACGTAGCGGAAGCCGTGATAGGTGAAACGTGGTTCCCAAACTTCGACACCGACGCCTTTGCATGTGTAGCAGTCGGTCTGCACCACCGTGGTGGCGAACACCCCCGTGCTTTCCGGGTTCAGAGTGCCGTCGGGGTGTAACTCCTCCGCGAAGCGCAGGGTGATAGCGGTCCCCGCAGGTGCGCTAACTCTCAACCTTATCCAGCCCGCGAAGTTTTGCCCCATATCATAAATCCACACTCCCGGCTGCGGGCTGCTGAGGGCCACTGGCGGAAATGTGCGGGTGCGCTTGATGGGGGGCATCAGCTGGCTTTGCAGGCTCTGCGTGGGAGCAGGCACCACGCGTACCGATTGCCACCGCGAATCGTCCAGCCCCGGCTCGTTCCAGCCGGGTATCTCGCGCCGTGCGTCGTACTCCTCGCCCGCATATACGTTATTCTTTAGCACGGGACCGGGCGTTGTCTTCCACGACTCGTCGGTGCACACGGTTTCCGTATGCCCATCGGCGTACTCCAGCACCAGCTGCATCAGCAGCACTGGCTCCCCGTAAGACATTCCGCCCCAAACGATTGCCTGATGGAACCAGCCATTGCCCAGCATCACGCCGACGCAGTTGATGCCCTCACGTAGCGCGTCGGTCACATCATGCACCACGTAAAACGCCCGTCGTTCGTAATCGGTCTGGGCGGGGTCAAGCACCTGTTCGCCGATGCGTTTGCCGTTCAAGTACAGCTCGTAGTATCCCAGACCACAAATCAACGCACGCGCCCGTTGCAACCCCGACCACACGGCGAACTCTTTGCGGAACAGCGGTGCCGGCTCGGCAATCGGGGCGCGAATCCACTTTGCCTGCCACCCATCGGGTGCCAGTATCCCCATCTCCCACCAGGTAACCTCACTCCAGTCGGAGGGCTGGCCGTATCTGTCCCACACCTGCACCTTCCAGTAGCATCGCTGCAGCGAGCGCAACGGTTTGCCCCCATAAACCACGTGGCAGGTGCGTTCGGAGTCGACCTTGCCGGTGTCCCACAGGTCAGCCCGGTCTTGCGCCAGCAGTTCGGGTGTGCTGGCGACCAGAATACGGTAGGCGGTCTGTCGCTGCCCGCGCTCATCGCTCCACAACGTCCAGCTCAGCCGCGGGTCGGGAACGTCCACTCCCAGCGGGCGCGCCAGATACTCACAACGCAGGTCTATGGCAGTTGTCATAGTGCCATATTGTTTCGCTCGAGGGGGCTATCAGTCCTGCACCGGGAGAGCGACCCTTATCGGTGTGAAGGCTCCATCTTCACGTGCCCATCCGCATAGAGACGCAGGGTCATCTCCGGGAACCGGTGCCAGCTATCCGAGACCACCTTGGCCTCCGAAGCGGGCGTGGTTCGGATGTACACCGCCCAGTCGGGGAAGTTGGGGTCGTACGCGCCAATGTTGCGGAAGTAATCGATGCCGTAGTCCACATCGCCGAGATAAAAGTAACTGGTGCCCGGCGATACCCAGTACTGCCCGGGCGGTGCGTTGCCCTCAAAGTGGTCCAATCGGCACAAGAAAACGCCTCGATGTGATACATATCCCGGCATGAGTGAGAGCAGACGCAGTGGATACTGGTCATCGTAGTCTGTGACGTACATCTGGATTGCCATGCCAATCTGCCGCAGGTGGCTGGCACACTCGGTTTCGTAGCTGCGCTTGCGTGCGGTGCTGAACACCGGCAGCAGCAACGCCGCCAGCAGCCAGATGATGCCGATGACAATCAGCATCTCCGGCAAGGAAAAGCCTCTTCGCCTACGCATGGTGTGTTAACTCCTCCCGAAGAATCGATCCCCACACGGCGGAGAGCAGTAACGTCTCCACTGCCTCCTCCACCCTGCCAAAGACCGATTGAAACATGCCCAGTATCGCGATGCTCAGCAGCGCGCCTCCCAAGCCCCATCGGTAAACCGGCGTCAGCAACCGCAATCGCTGAAAGAACCCCGCCACCAGCATGATGGCGAAGACACCTCCCCACACGCCCCGCTCGCACAGCCACAACAAAAGTTGATTCTCGGGTGCGCCATACCACGTGCTGACCGCATAACCACGCCAGGTGGACGTGTAGCGCAGCCGCACGTTATCCG
This portion of the Bacillota bacterium genome encodes:
- a CDS encoding glycoside hydrolase family 78 protein; this encodes MTTAIDLRCEYLARPLGVDVPDPRLSWTLWSDERGQRQTAYRILVASTPELLAQDRADLWDTGKVDSERTCHVVYGGKPLRSLQRCYWKVQVWDRYGQPSDWSEVTWWEMGILAPDGWQAKWIRAPIAEPAPLFRKEFAVWSGLQRARALICGLGYYELYLNGKRIGEQVLDPAQTDYERRAFYVVHDVTDALREGINCVGVMLGNGWFHQAIVWGGMSYGEPVLLMQLVLEYADGHTETVCTDESWKTTPGPVLKNNVYAGEEYDARREIPGWNEPGLDDSRWQSVRVVPAPTQSLQSQLMPPIKRTRTFPPVALSSPQPGVWIYDMGQNFAGWIRLRVSAPAGTAITLRFAEELHPDGTLNPESTGVFATTVVQTDCYTCKGVGVEVWEPRFTYHGFRYVEMTGYPGTPTLDMLEAVVVHTAVPPAGTFECSDEMLNRIHRTALWTEISNLHSVPTDCPHRERCGWLGDAHVSAEMTIYNFEMAPFWTKYLEDIETSLTEKGLPTFVAPGKRKIGEASPDWGTAVVQIPCYLYLYYGDTRVLERHYATMKRWVEHLLSISEGHIVSTGLGDWCAPGSVPGNTPIPITSTAVFYLDATLMQKIATVLGKDEDAAWFGALARNIRQAFIERFYDAPNRTFGSQAADALALAWGLAPEGHEQAIADSLARDVMEKHGGHHSTGIMGSRHLYWALSEYGHGDVAMKILHQLDYPSIGHLFSLGATTLWECWSEPEIDQQEGPRSANHPMQGGFDAWFFYGVAGILPSEQGVGFKRIVFKPQLLPGLRWARATYRSMHGLITSHWCREGEQLLWDITVPPNTTATVYLPAADAAAVTESGQPLESVPEIEVVGRQGDYVVLEVASGRYRLECLRITP
- a CDS encoding type II secretion system GspH family protein, producing the protein MRRRRGFSLPEMLIVIGIIWLLAALLLPVFSTARKRSYETECASHLRQIGMAIQMYVTDYDDQYPLRLLSLMPGYVSHRGVFLCRLDHFEGNAPPGQYWVSPGTSYFYLGDVDYGIDYFRNIGAYDPNFPDWAVYIRTTPASEAKVVSDSWHRFPEMTLRLYADGHVKMEPSHR
- a CDS encoding beta-galactosidase; translated protein: MGKTQAESTIPRPEHPRPDFQRELWLNLNGEWEFEIDERGIGEQEGWTTGKSFSKRILVPFAPESKLSGIGNTDFMTHVWYRRHFRVPARMKGKRLFLHFGAVDWHARVWLNGEFLGEHRGGYTPFRFEVTRKVRKGDNELVVHVIDETRSGKQATGKQSHERHSYGCVYTRTTGIWQTVWLEATGDSYLKSFALTPDPDGGRVLFQGWIDGTQKGTKVRLRAYAGGKLVGEEIVPANWRNTLGVLKLSTVKLWHPGKPFLYDLTITVERGGRVLDTVKSYFGLRKITIEGNRFLINGKPVFQRLVLDQGYYPDGIYTAPSDEALRKDIELAMAAGFNGARLHQKVFEPRFLYWADKLGYLVWGEYPSWGLNVNDYEAVTYAVNEWREVIERDRNHPSIIGWCPLNETDSSRGSAFAQILLATTQTMDPTRPWLDASGYVHFVPETDVYDCHDYTQEPGVFAQRYEPFKQLGTRAWNNVPADPRSAYRGQPYFVSEYGGIRIRTQRLSEGGWGYGETDLQEFLRRYKALTDTLLDNPNMFGFCYTQLYDIEQEQNGVYYYNRQPKYDPAWLKAINQRPAAYETQPPRVLDIQWQTLLPTSQQAGQRWRYTTRAPATGWFLPDFDDSHWQEGEGGFGTSGTPGAVVRTVWDTSDIWLRRRFHLKEVNFRYLALVIHHDEDAEVYINGTRVASFKGFVTGYVEHLLTDALKNALKPGENVIAVHCRQTVGGQYIDVGIAGGR